Proteins encoded within one genomic window of Companilactobacillus zhachilii:
- the nfsA gene encoding oxygen-insensitive NADPH nitroreductase produces the protein MNPTIENMLQHVSVRNFTDQPVTTDQKNALIAAAQHGSSSEFVQAFSIIEITDPTLRNKLSDITISSPHVKKANTFYIFIADLHRQATILRNNQKKLDSIKNMEALLVATIDTTIAAQNMATAAESMGLGICYIGSLRNNIKQVASLLNLPDFTIPLFGMTIGVPATKNELKPRLPQTNQVATNSYDNQKFNDLAAYDKKVKDYYTNRKTNPSNTSWTDKNLAIFKEVHRPDVAEFLKAQGFSLS, from the coding sequence ATGAATCCAACGATTGAAAACATGCTCCAACACGTTTCTGTCCGAAATTTTACCGACCAACCAGTTACTACTGATCAAAAGAATGCCTTAATAGCAGCCGCTCAACACGGTTCTTCAAGTGAATTTGTACAAGCTTTTTCTATAATTGAAATAACTGACCCAACGCTTCGTAACAAATTGTCTGATATAACCATAAGTTCACCACATGTAAAAAAAGCTAACACTTTTTATATCTTCATTGCTGATTTACATCGTCAAGCTACCATTTTACGAAATAATCAGAAAAAATTAGATAGCATCAAAAATATGGAAGCCCTGCTAGTAGCCACAATCGATACAACCATCGCCGCACAAAATATGGCTACTGCGGCAGAATCAATGGGACTAGGAATTTGTTATATCGGAAGTTTGCGCAACAATATCAAGCAAGTGGCAAGCCTACTAAATTTGCCAGATTTCACCATACCACTTTTTGGAATGACCATCGGCGTACCAGCTACCAAGAACGAACTAAAACCACGACTACCTCAAACAAATCAAGTTGCCACTAACTCTTATGACAACCAAAAGTTCAACGATTTAGCAGCCTATGATAAAAAGGTAAAAGATTATTACACTAATCGAAAAACTAATCCCAGCAACACATCTTGGACCGATAAAAACCTAGCAATCTTCAAAGAAGTTCATCGTCCTGACGTAGCAGAGTTCTTGAAAGCACAAGGCTTTTCACTGAGTTAA
- a CDS encoding CPBP family intramembrane glutamic endopeptidase, whose amino-acid sequence MKNIKNTYHPIKVILLIISFLGLFILEQLPLSILTLSKKQLGTKYSSYLNYAPIATIVLLIIAAIIIILVFKRAQKFPTQKFTKSTWLVIAIGSILTLLINVATVPFMRNTNDNVEALKLVASNNIVILIIFTIFVAPILEEIIFRGIFMNWFFVNRPFLSILFSGLLFGYVHAPFAADTDWIYALSKILLGIVLAGVYYRTKNIKADITVHFLNNFLAILSGALMSGVILF is encoded by the coding sequence ATGAAGAATATAAAAAATACTTATCATCCCATCAAAGTTATACTTCTTATTATATCCTTTTTAGGATTATTTATACTGGAACAATTGCCATTAAGTATATTAACGTTATCAAAAAAACAATTAGGAACAAAATATTCCTCTTATTTAAATTACGCGCCAATTGCTACTATTGTATTACTAATCATTGCAGCAATCATAATTATTTTAGTTTTTAAACGTGCCCAAAAATTTCCAACACAAAAATTCACTAAAAGCACTTGGCTCGTCATCGCCATAGGTTCAATTTTGACATTGCTAATCAACGTTGCTACTGTCCCATTTATGCGAAATACCAATGATAACGTTGAAGCTTTAAAACTAGTTGCTAGTAATAATATAGTCATTTTAATCATTTTTACCATCTTTGTGGCACCAATATTGGAAGAAATTATTTTCCGAGGCATATTTATGAATTGGTTTTTCGTAAACCGACCATTTTTATCAATTCTTTTTAGTGGTCTATTATTCGGCTACGTTCACGCCCCATTTGCTGCCGACACAGACTGGATCTATGCTTTATCGAAAATATTATTAGGAATCGTCTTAGCAGGCGTATACTATAGAACGAAAAATATCAAAGCCGATATTACCGTCCATTTTCTAAATAATTTTTTAGCCATTTTAAGTGGTGCACTTATGTCAGGAGTAATTTTATTTTGA
- a CDS encoding TetR/AcrR family transcriptional regulator encodes MSKFDSNGQKRRRGADLENAVLKAAWELLQEVGYQDFTMAEVAHRANAAKPVLYRRWPEKSSLAAHAILKFGPKLDFTIPNTGSLRQDLVDFFSQLIKIFDMFGTDKLKGLVTDRLKSIPMEKLFSAPNSKNELQTAVEQILRQAENRHELSFDKLSPRVLHLPSVIFVNEVVSQEVVTQQVIIEIVDDILMPVFTAKH; translated from the coding sequence TTGTCAAAATTTGATTCAAATGGTCAAAAACGCCGCCGCGGCGCTGATTTGGAAAATGCTGTTTTAAAAGCCGCTTGGGAACTACTCCAAGAAGTTGGCTACCAAGATTTCACAATGGCTGAAGTTGCCCATCGTGCTAATGCAGCTAAACCGGTCTTATACCGCCGCTGGCCTGAGAAATCTAGCTTGGCCGCTCATGCTATCCTCAAATTTGGCCCTAAACTAGATTTCACAATTCCCAATACAGGATCATTAAGACAAGATCTAGTCGACTTTTTCAGCCAATTAATTAAAATCTTTGACATGTTTGGAACTGACAAACTAAAGGGATTAGTGACTGATCGCTTAAAATCAATTCCAATGGAGAAACTTTTTTCTGCTCCTAATTCAAAAAATGAACTACAAACAGCCGTTGAACAAATTTTGAGACAAGCTGAAAATCGTCATGAATTATCATTCGATAAACTTTCACCAAGAGTTCTTCACCTACCAAGCGTAATCTTCGTTAATGAAGTGGTCAGCCAAGAAGTTGTAACGCAACAAGTTATTATCGAAATCGTGGACGATATTTTAATGCCAGTCTTTACAGCAAAGCATTGA
- a CDS encoding ABC transporter ATP-binding protein translates to MAEKKPQSSPSVGHGPGSHGPAVVVKPKNFWKTTGRLAKYMSTYIVGLIVVLALAIASAVFQIKTPKILGEATTEIYKGLMTGIAQQKAGLKINGLPINFTKIEHIIMIVILMYLASAAFSFIQQFVMTRISQRTVYKLRRDLKSKMQRLPISYYDSHSNGDIMSRAINDMDNIAGTLQQSLTQFVTSTVTFVGVIWMMFTISWKMTLIALATVPLSLIVVGIIAPQSQKFFKRQQASLGLLNNQVEENYSGHVVVKSFNHEQESIDEFEKENAKLYKASWKAQLISGIVMPLMIFVNNLGYVFVAMYGGIQVANGHIALGDIQAFLQYMNQFSQPIAQLANLTNTIQATVASAERVFEILDEPEMENDKVDVPDVESDDKVTLDHVKFGYEGRPTLLEDYNLSVKPGEMVAIVGPTGAGKTTIINLLERFYDVNGGSIKLGGKDIRNMTREEVRSHYAMVLQDTWLFTGSIYDNLKYSREDATKEEIVEAAKAAHVDNFVRQLPKGYDTVLNEEASNISQGQRQLITIARAFVADPEILILDEATSSVDTRTELHIQHAMERLLKNRTSFVVAHRLSTIQDADKIIVMNHGSIVETGNHEELMAKNGFYADLYNSQFAGNVAL, encoded by the coding sequence ATGGCTGAGAAAAAACCTCAATCTTCACCTTCAGTTGGACATGGTCCTGGTAGTCATGGTCCAGCAGTTGTGGTGAAACCAAAGAACTTTTGGAAGACAACTGGTCGTTTGGCTAAATACATGTCGACTTATATCGTTGGTTTAATCGTCGTTTTGGCCTTGGCGATTGCTTCCGCGGTTTTCCAAATTAAGACTCCAAAGATTTTGGGTGAAGCAACAACCGAAATTTATAAAGGTTTGATGACGGGTATTGCCCAACAAAAAGCTGGTTTAAAGATCAACGGCTTACCAATTAATTTCACCAAGATCGAACATATTATTATGATTGTTATTTTGATGTACTTAGCTTCAGCCGCCTTTAGTTTTATTCAACAGTTTGTGATGACGAGAATCTCACAAAGAACGGTTTATAAACTAAGACGTGATTTGAAGTCAAAGATGCAAAGACTACCAATCAGTTATTACGATTCACATTCAAACGGTGATATCATGTCACGTGCTATCAATGATATGGATAATATTGCCGGAACATTGCAACAAAGTTTGACTCAATTTGTAACTAGTACGGTGACATTTGTCGGTGTTATTTGGATGATGTTCACAATTAGTTGGAAAATGACCTTGATTGCTTTAGCAACTGTGCCGTTGAGTTTAATCGTTGTTGGTATCATTGCTCCACAGTCACAAAAGTTTTTCAAACGTCAACAAGCTTCACTTGGTTTGTTGAATAATCAAGTTGAAGAAAATTATTCTGGTCATGTTGTTGTTAAAAGTTTTAACCATGAGCAAGAATCAATTGATGAATTTGAAAAGGAAAATGCTAAGCTATACAAGGCTTCATGGAAGGCACAATTGATCTCTGGTATCGTTATGCCATTGATGATTTTTGTTAATAACTTAGGTTATGTTTTCGTTGCCATGTACGGTGGTATTCAAGTTGCTAATGGTCATATTGCTTTGGGTGATATTCAAGCATTCTTACAATATATGAACCAGTTCTCACAACCAATTGCTCAACTAGCTAACTTAACAAATACTATTCAAGCAACAGTTGCTTCAGCTGAACGTGTCTTTGAAATTTTGGACGAACCTGAAATGGAAAATGACAAAGTTGATGTGCCTGATGTTGAAAGTGATGATAAAGTTACACTTGATCACGTTAAGTTTGGTTATGAAGGACGTCCAACCTTACTTGAAGACTACAATTTAAGTGTTAAACCAGGTGAGATGGTCGCCATTGTTGGACCTACTGGTGCTGGTAAGACAACTATCATCAACTTGCTGGAACGTTTCTATGACGTTAATGGTGGTTCCATCAAGTTAGGTGGAAAAGATATTCGTAATATGACCCGTGAAGAAGTCAGAAGCCATTATGCAATGGTACTTCAAGATACTTGGCTATTCACTGGTTCAATTTATGATAACTTGAAGTATAGTCGAGAAGATGCTACTAAAGAAGAGATTGTCGAAGCTGCTAAGGCGGCCCACGTTGATAACTTTGTGCGTCAATTACCTAAGGGTTATGACACAGTCTTGAATGAGGAAGCTTCAAATATTTCTCAAGGACAAAGACAGTTGATTACAATTGCTCGTGCCTTCGTAGCTGACCCAGAAATCTTGATTCTTGATGAAGCTACTTCATCTGTTGATACAAGAACTGAATTACATATTCAACATGCGATGGAACGTTTATTGAAGAATCGGACAAGTTTCGTTGTTGCTCACAGACTTTCAACAATCCAAGATGCTGACAAGATTATTGTTATGAATCATGGTTCAATCGTTGAAACAGGTAACCACGAAGAATTGATGGCTAAGAACGGCTTCTATGCTGATCTTTACAATTCACAATTTGCCGGAAACGTCGCTTTGTAA
- a CDS encoding MDR family MFS transporter produces MLDTTMTNVAINTIMKELHSSVNMVQWVTTSYILALGIAVPVAGWLVDHFSGKKIYLTALLVFLIGSIVSEISTDINMLIVGRIIQGAGAGVIISIITTLVVRATGPQGLGSIMAIVGLPAVLAPILGPTFGGFIIKSLNWHWIFYVNIPVVLASLGLLYFMMPEFKPLGGKKTFDWISLLLLGGMFTSLILGITKLSTTGKFTNFNVFGPVLLGIALLIGYVVYAKLFPQKALVSLKLFRFPSFTASSILLLMSGLTVNGAMFILPLYLQNIRGLSVVMSGVYLIAQGVGLLIARSQIGKLTDRIGARWVVLVSILIAVIGTLPFAFFNAKTATWIILLTLFVRGIAQGGMTIPIMSDAYSGVPAELVSEATTASRMLQNIGGAFGTALLATWIQTQLNGQMITPERLNSAYQGAFGVTVIVTILAVIPAWFLSHHKHE; encoded by the coding sequence ATGCTTGATACGACAATGACAAATGTTGCCATTAATACTATCATGAAAGAACTTCACAGTTCAGTCAATATGGTGCAATGGGTCACGACTAGTTATATTTTAGCATTAGGAATCGCTGTACCGGTGGCAGGTTGGTTGGTCGACCATTTCAGTGGGAAGAAAATTTATCTGACCGCATTATTAGTCTTTTTAATAGGCTCAATTGTTTCGGAAATTTCTACTGATATTAATATGTTAATCGTAGGCCGAATTATTCAAGGTGCCGGCGCTGGTGTCATTATTTCTATAATTACAACATTGGTAGTGCGTGCAACTGGTCCACAAGGATTGGGTAGTATTATGGCAATTGTTGGATTGCCAGCCGTTCTAGCACCAATTCTTGGCCCAACGTTTGGTGGTTTCATTATTAAATCGTTAAATTGGCATTGGATTTTCTACGTTAATATTCCAGTTGTTTTAGCTTCATTAGGATTGTTATATTTTATGATGCCAGAATTCAAACCGCTTGGTGGTAAGAAGACTTTTGATTGGATCAGCTTGTTATTATTGGGTGGGATGTTCACCAGTTTGATTCTAGGTATTACTAAATTAAGTACCACCGGTAAGTTTACTAACTTCAATGTTTTTGGTCCCGTGTTACTAGGAATCGCTTTATTAATTGGATACGTGGTTTACGCAAAATTATTTCCCCAAAAAGCCTTGGTTAGTCTGAAATTGTTTAGATTTCCAAGCTTTACGGCATCGAGTATTTTATTATTGATGTCTGGATTAACAGTTAATGGTGCCATGTTTATCTTGCCACTTTATTTACAAAACATTCGTGGTTTAAGTGTTGTGATGTCAGGTGTTTATCTAATCGCCCAAGGTGTTGGTTTGTTAATCGCTCGTAGTCAAATCGGCAAATTGACTGATCGAATCGGTGCTCGTTGGGTCGTACTAGTTTCTATCTTAATTGCAGTGATCGGTACGTTGCCATTTGCCTTTTTTAACGCTAAGACGGCTACTTGGATTATTCTGTTGACCTTATTTGTTCGAGGTATTGCGCAAGGTGGTATGACGATTCCAATCATGTCCGATGCTTATTCAGGAGTGCCAGCAGAATTGGTATCAGAAGCAACAACTGCTTCAAGAATGTTGCAAAATATTGGTGGAGCTTTCGGAACAGCATTGTTAGCAACTTGGATTCAAACGCAGTTAAATGGTCAGATGATTACACCAGAGCGACTTAATTCTGCTTATCAGGGAGCATTTGGTGTAACGGTAATTGTAACTATTTTGGCGGTTATTCCAGCTTGGTTTTTGAGCCATCATAAACATGAATAA
- a CDS encoding ABC transporter ATP-binding protein yields the protein MFKIARGRINNWQVLGAVIFMVFQVVATLYIPNITSDIVNKGVITGDTNYIVQAGIKMVIVSLITVIAAFGNVLMASQASQGLGQKLRSDLFKKILNFTHDEFDKFETSSLTTRTTNDVVQIQNVMIMMLRMMIMAPIMLIGASFMAYQKNAEMTKIFLISIPVLIVVVGLVMYFAVPLFKAMQKKTDRLNLVFREGLTGVRVIRAFRQDKFEQDRFKDANADYTNNAVKVFTIVAVMFPVVTLVMSGTNVGITWLGAHYIANQSMEIGNMIAFMTYAMQILMSFMILSMVFVFVPRASASAARIQEVFETESKLDVVAKPAKVGDEASLSFNDVNFRYHGAENLALANLNFKVTKGQTLAIIGGTGSGKSSLINLIPRFYDAETGVVSVNGTDVKALSTEDINSIVSMVPQKAFLFKGTIRENMAYGKDDATDDEIWHALEIAQAADFVKELDGQLDGEVEQAGDNFSGGQKQRLAIARALVKDASIYVFDDSFSALDFKTDLNLRTALKNDAKISQGVVVIVGQRISTVADADQIVVLDDGKMVGLGTHQELKENNKTYQEIIESQLKEGK from the coding sequence ATGTTTAAGATTGCTCGAGGTAGAATCAATAACTGGCAAGTTCTTGGTGCGGTCATTTTTATGGTCTTTCAAGTCGTTGCAACGTTATATATACCTAATATTACATCTGACATTGTTAACAAAGGTGTTATCACTGGTGATACTAATTATATCGTACAAGCTGGAATAAAGATGGTTATTGTATCGCTTATTACAGTTATCGCCGCTTTTGGAAATGTTTTGATGGCTTCTCAAGCTTCACAGGGCTTGGGACAAAAGTTAAGATCTGATTTGTTTAAAAAAATATTAAACTTTACACATGATGAATTTGATAAATTTGAAACTTCATCACTTACTACTAGAACGACTAATGATGTGGTTCAAATTCAAAACGTTATGATCATGATGTTACGTATGATGATCATGGCGCCAATTATGTTGATTGGTGCTAGTTTTATGGCTTATCAAAAGAATGCTGAAATGACGAAAATCTTCTTGATTTCGATTCCTGTATTGATTGTAGTTGTAGGACTGGTAATGTATTTTGCTGTGCCTTTGTTTAAAGCAATGCAAAAGAAAACCGATCGTTTAAACTTAGTTTTCCGTGAAGGATTAACTGGTGTGCGTGTTATTCGGGCTTTCAGACAAGATAAGTTCGAACAAGACCGATTCAAGGATGCCAATGCTGACTACACAAACAATGCGGTCAAGGTATTTACGATTGTTGCTGTAATGTTCCCAGTCGTAACTTTGGTTATGAGTGGTACTAATGTTGGTATTACTTGGTTAGGTGCTCATTATATTGCCAACCAATCAATGGAAATTGGTAATATGATTGCTTTCATGACTTATGCTATGCAAATTTTGATGAGTTTCATGATTCTATCAATGGTCTTCGTGTTCGTGCCCCGTGCTTCAGCTTCAGCAGCTCGTATTCAAGAAGTTTTTGAAACTGAAAGTAAGCTTGATGTTGTTGCTAAACCTGCCAAGGTAGGGGATGAAGCATCATTGAGTTTTAATGATGTGAACTTTAGATATCATGGTGCTGAGAATTTAGCTTTAGCTAACTTGAACTTTAAAGTTACTAAGGGTCAAACCTTGGCCATTATCGGTGGTACTGGATCTGGTAAGAGTTCATTGATCAACTTGATTCCAAGATTCTATGATGCGGAAACTGGTGTCGTTAGTGTTAATGGTACTGATGTTAAAGCATTGAGTACTGAAGATATTAACAGTATCGTTTCAATGGTGCCACAAAAAGCCTTTCTCTTTAAGGGAACAATTCGTGAAAATATGGCCTACGGTAAAGACGATGCGACTGATGATGAGATTTGGCATGCATTGGAAATTGCTCAAGCGGCTGATTTTGTTAAAGAACTAGATGGACAACTTGATGGTGAAGTTGAACAAGCTGGTGACAACTTCTCTGGTGGTCAAAAGCAACGTTTGGCAATTGCTAGAGCTTTGGTCAAGGACGCTTCAATTTATGTCTTTGACGATTCCTTCTCAGCACTTGATTTCAAGACTGACCTTAACTTAAGAACGGCCTTGAAGAATGATGCCAAAATCAGTCAGGGAGTTGTTGTTATTGTTGGACAACGTATCTCCACAGTTGCTGATGCCGACCAAATTGTCGTCCTTGATGACGGTAAGATGGTTGGTCTTGGTACTCATCAAGAACTAAAAGAAAATAATAAGACTTATCAAGAAATTATCGAGTCACAATTAAAGGAGGGTAAGTAA